One Perca flavescens isolate YP-PL-M2 chromosome 16, PFLA_1.0, whole genome shotgun sequence genomic window, TATTATGCACAACTTAAAAGTTTAAGTTTACgttcctctttttcttattactTAGTACTTCACAGAGTCTGAGCAGTCCCTTTTAGAGCTAATTAACTAATTTAACATTTATACATTAAGCAATCACATAAGTTAATGGTGACATGAACCTTTATCAAAAACTGTGCTGCAGGAGGTCAGGATAAATCATTCAGTTATTCATACATTGGATCATGATTACACAAGCATTAATTAAACATGACTTTTGTACCCTTATTATAAAGTTGCATTCTTTCTTTATTGCAGATATTATGCAACAGTTCACCCCCTGAAGAAGCGTACCTCTGTGTCTACCTGTGCTTCTGTCCTCACCGGCATCTGGCTGCTGTCCTTCGGGCTTGTGGCTCCAGCAGTCACCCACACCTACCACGTCAAGTTCAAGGAGGAAGGCTTCACCATTTGTGAGGAATTCTGGTTCggtaaagagacagaaagacgtGCTTATGCATACAGTACCCTGCTGGTCACATATGTCCTGCCGTTGTCAGCTGTCTTTGTCTCTTATCTCTGTATCACTGTCAAACTAAAGAAGTGTGTTGCACCAGGCCACAAGACACAAGGCCAGGCGGGGGCTCAACAAGCTCGCAAGAGAAAGATCTTTCGCCTGGTTGCACTTTTGGTGTCTGCGTTTGCAGTGTGTTGGCTTCCTATTCATGTATTCAATGTGCTGCGAGACATTGACATTCACCTCATTAACAAGCGCTACTTTTTACTCATCCAACTGCTGTGTCACCTGTGTGCCATGAGCTCTTCTTGTTGTAACCCCTTTCTCTATGCTTGGCTACACGACCGCTTCCGCACCGAGTTACGGAAGATGTTCAAGTGCCGTCGTCGCATTGGAGGGCCTGCTAATCACTGTGCTGCCAGTGTGGCCTTGTAAATGTGAAGAGAAtcctttgttacattacataacatgtcatttagctgatgcttttatccaaagcgacttccaattaagtgctttcaaccctgaaggagcaaactccagacaacaagtagtaagtgcaaaaCTAccaagagccatatgaaagtgcagcttttttttttatatatatatccgAGATGTTgtcagaagagatgtgtttttatccttcggcggaagatgcgTAGGCTTTtggccatcctgatgtcaatagggagctcgttccaccatttaagagccaggacagcaaacagtcgggatttcgttgagtgattagttctccctcgctgtgagggggcagcaagcaggttggctgatgcagagcggagtgggcaggttggggtatatggtttgac contains:
- the prlhr2b gene encoding prolactin-releasing peptide receptor, with translation MEGNHSGLAGSTQPSVSGEQTDGRVYEVAVQNSSTNRSSQFADVALLQMFKPLIIPCYVLVVVVGVFGNYLLIYVICRTRKMYNVTNFFIGNLAFSDMLMCVTCVPFTLAYAFNPHGWVFGRPMCYLVFLIQPVTVYVSVFTLTAIAVDRYYATVHPLKKRTSVSTCASVLTGIWLLSFGLVAPAVTHTYHVKFKEEGFTICEEFWFGKETERRAYAYSTLLVTYVLPLSAVFVSYLCITVKLKKCVAPGHKTQGQAGAQQARKRKIFRLVALLVSAFAVCWLPIHVFNVLRDIDIHLINKRYFLLIQLLCHLCAMSSSCCNPFLYAWLHDRFRTELRKMFKCRRRIGGPANHCAASVAL